Proteins from one Limanda limanda chromosome 4, fLimLim1.1, whole genome shotgun sequence genomic window:
- the LOC132999805 gene encoding N-acylethanolamine-hydrolyzing acid amidase-like encodes MVQCALLLLGLVPVLAVLCRAELAPPTLNISLDADPEVRWKPLLSVFDKEFLKEAGAQVIDSTVPKWVHHAIAPVVLALEKYVPQPYAGEIRGMASLFGGSISDVIILNFAYEISAFCTSIVTQDKNGNVYHGRNLDYPHPVLRNLTINVDFIKNGEVQYQGTSFAGYVGLWTGQSPNKFTVSGDERGTERWYNWWKNIVSAFLLGRSPVSWLVRETLEGAEDFQDAVMHLSKIPIITGVYYIVGGVRPGEGVVITRDRKGPADIWPLDPINGRWFRVETNFDHWLPPPARDHRREVANKAMNATGQEQINLETLYQVLSLSPVCNGITIYTTTMSAAHPDVYRSLIRQESCHKMD; translated from the exons ATGGTTCAGtgtgcgctgctgctgctgggactcGTGCCCGTGCTGGCGGTGCTGTGCCGGGCAGAGCTCGCTCCTCCCACCCTGAACATCAGCCTGGATGCAGATCCAGAGGTGCGCTGGAAACCTCTGCTCAGCGTGTTCGACAAAGAGTTCCTGAAGGAAGCTGGAGCTCAGGTCATCGA cTCTACCGTTCCAAAATGGGTGCATCATGCGATTGCCCCTGTGGTGTTGGCCTTGGAGAAGTACGTCCCTCAGCCTTACGCCGGGGAGATCCGCGGCATGGCCTCCCTCTTCGGGGGAAGCATCTCCGACGTCATCATTCTCAACTTTGCCTATGAAATATCTGC ATTTTGCACCAGCATTGTCACTCAGGACAAAAATGGGAACGTGTACCACGGCAGGAATCTCGACTATCCACACCCTGTTCTAAGGAATCTGACCATCAACGTAGATTTCATCAAGAATGGAGAG GTGCAGTACCAGGGAACTTCTTTTGCGGGCTATGTCGGACTGTGGACGGGACAGAGTCCTAACAAGTTTACCGTCTCCGGAGACGAGCGAG GCACTGAACGCTGGTATAACTGGTGGAAGAATATTGTATCCGCTTTCCTCTTGGGACGGTCCCCAGTCAGCTGGTTGGTAAGAGAG ACACTGGAGGGAGCAGAGGACTTCCAAGATGCAGTGATGCATCTTTCTAAAATCCCCATCATCACTGGGGTGTACTACATCGTGGGTGGAGTACGACCCGGGGAAGGGGTCGTCATCACCAGAGATCGGAAGGGCCCCGCTGATATCTGGCCCCTGGATCCCATTAACGGGAG ATGGTTCAGAGTGGAAACCAACTTTGACCACTGGCTTCCTCCCCCAGCCAGGGACCATCGAAG GGAAGTCGCCAACAAAGCAATGAACGCTACCGGCCAGGAACAAATAAACCTGGAGACACTTTATCAG GTTTTGTCGCTGTCTCCAGTGTGTAATGG